A part of bacterium genomic DNA contains:
- a CDS encoding M23 family metallopeptidase: MQRGRVHGYFLGDSLSFARNDSGFFGIGVVDVDQLPGEYWVKLYLDGKLDSLKLTVTHKKFREVRLRPPKKLRPVALTQRINEENEKIRMITRQRTASILWTDEFIPPVPGMVTKPFGVKYIREGKVAFIHRGIDLRAKSGEPVRAANDGIVVLVDKQYLPGKLILINHGIGLYTLYAHLNKIFVNEGDKVNRGDIIGLSGNTGKTIGPHLHFGAYLYSHPFDPCCLFKGII; this comes from the coding sequence TTGCAAAGAGGCAGGGTCCATGGCTACTTTTTAGGTGACTCGTTGTCTTTTGCTCGTAATGATAGTGGCTTCTTTGGGATTGGAGTGGTAGATGTAGACCAGCTACCGGGAGAATATTGGGTAAAGTTGTATCTTGACGGTAAGCTGGACAGTTTAAAGCTAACTGTGACTCATAAAAAATTTAGAGAGGTAAGGTTAAGACCACCAAAGAAACTACGCCCTGTAGCACTGACTCAAAGGATAAATGAGGAGAACGAAAAAATAAGAATGATAACAAGACAGAGAACTGCCAGTATTTTATGGACTGATGAGTTTATTCCCCCTGTCCCGGGCATGGTTACAAAGCCATTTGGAGTTAAGTATATACGAGAGGGAAAAGTTGCATTCATACATCGTGGAATAGATTTAAGGGCTAAATCTGGTGAGCCGGTGAGGGCGGCAAATGATGGTATTGTTGTATTAGTTGATAAACAGTATCTACCCGGTAAACTCATCTTGATAAACCATGGAATTGGGCTTTATACACTTTATGCGCATTTAAATAAGATTTTTGTCAATGAAGGTGATAAAGTGAATAGAGGTGATATTATCGGGCTATCAGGCAATACTGGTAAAACGATAGGTCCACATCTCCATTTCGGCGCCTACCTATACTCACATCCATTTGACCCATGTTGTCTATTTAAGGGAATAATTTAA
- a CDS encoding potassium transporter TrkG, with protein sequence MRKTLTPARFILLGYIILILIGAAFLSLPIASTSGRCSVIDSVFTATSSICVTGLIVKDIPNDFTKFGKAIILTWIQMGGLGYMMIASLLFLTIGGRLSIRQASITEEAMGHPLGRVGRFILMVVKFTIGFELLGTIILTLHFATLGFPLGNALFKGLFHSVSAFCNAGFTLFSNNLVGFAKDPLVIFTISGLFIIGGLGFIVLGEIYQRLKRETNALTLHTKLVLLTTLSLLILGTLAILGIEWDGVLRPMNLKYKLCDAFFQSATPRTAGFNVVPVDEYKLSTLFFTILLMFIGASPGGTGGGIKTTTFTLLLMSIVAYFRGRKSIAAFGRRVNESTVDKAFRVALIGLLVLILGLIVLTLVEGEKNFIGLMFEDFSAFGTVGLSVGSTINSACSLSYDFSWIGKLVIILTMLAGRVGSLTIGAAIISRGARETFRLPVDIVLTG encoded by the coding sequence ATGAGAAAAACATTAACTCCTGCAAGGTTTATCTTGCTGGGCTACATAATTCTAATTCTCATTGGGGCAGCCTTTCTCTCTCTCCCTATTGCGTCAACAAGTGGTAGATGCTCGGTTATAGACAGTGTATTTACAGCTACCTCATCCATATGCGTTACAGGTCTAATTGTCAAAGATATACCAAATGACTTTACAAAATTTGGTAAAGCAATTATACTTACATGGATACAGATGGGTGGGCTTGGCTATATGATGATAGCATCTCTCCTATTTCTTACAATCGGTGGCAGGCTATCCATTCGGCAAGCAAGTATAACAGAAGAAGCTATGGGTCATCCGTTAGGAAGGGTGGGTCGCTTTATACTTATGGTAGTGAAATTTACGATTGGGTTTGAATTACTTGGTACAATTATACTGACATTGCATTTCGCAACACTTGGCTTCCCTTTAGGCAATGCCCTCTTTAAAGGACTATTTCATTCAGTGAGTGCATTTTGTAATGCAGGGTTTACACTTTTTTCTAATAACCTTGTCGGATTTGCAAAAGATCCGCTTGTGATTTTCACTATAAGTGGGCTATTCATTATAGGCGGACTTGGCTTTATAGTCTTAGGTGAAATATATCAACGGCTAAAAAGAGAGACAAATGCCCTAACACTACACACTAAACTGGTATTATTAACTACCCTTAGCTTGCTTATTCTTGGGACATTAGCAATTTTGGGAATTGAATGGGACGGTGTATTAAGACCTATGAACTTGAAATATAAGTTATGCGACGCATTCTTTCAGTCTGCAACCCCAAGGACAGCAGGCTTCAATGTTGTACCAGTTGATGAATATAAACTTTCGACACTCTTCTTTACTATACTACTTATGTTTATTGGGGCATCCCCTGGTGGAACAGGCGGTGGTATAAAGACAACAACATTTACTCTATTACTTATGAGCATTGTAGCTTATTTTCGTGGCAGAAAGAGCATTGCTGCATTTGGGAGGAGAGTTAATGAATCAACTGTTGATAAGGCTTTTAGGGTTGCACTCATAGGTTTACTGGTCCTAATTCTTGGGCTAATAGTGCTTACTTTAGTAGAAGGAGAAAAGAATTTTATTGGGCTTATGTTTGAGGACTTTTCAGCATTTGGAACTGTGGGACTTTCAGTAGGGTCAACGATTAACTCAGCTTGTAGTCTGTCTTATGACTTTAGTTGGATTGGTAAGTTAGTGATTATTCTAACAATGCTTGCAGGAAGGGTGGGCTCCCTCACTATAGGGGCAGCAATCATTAGTAGGGGGGCACGTGAAACATTTAGACTGCCAGTAGATATTGTCTTAACAGGATAA
- a CDS encoding TrkA family potassium uptake protein: MKQFAVIGLGHFGMSVAKALIENGAQVIAIDKDEKKVADASEFVTRALELDATDEDALRDAGIQDVDAAIVGIGEDIAASILITLVLKELGIKTVISKAFVPSQGRVLQKIGANRVIYPEMEIGTKVAESLVTPEIFEYIKLSPIHTLVETAIPDSFEGKTIGELKIGTRYGVQIVGIKRSVTQIDKNGKVSFSEDIIIAPRAKDGLVKGDKLILIGENKNIEKFDKIK; the protein is encoded by the coding sequence ATGAAACAATTTGCAGTTATAGGGCTTGGTCATTTTGGTATGTCGGTTGCCAAGGCACTGATTGAAAATGGGGCGCAAGTTATTGCTATTGATAAGGATGAGAAAAAGGTGGCAGATGCATCAGAATTTGTAACAAGGGCGTTAGAACTTGATGCCACTGATGAGGACGCTTTAAGGGATGCTGGAATACAGGATGTAGATGCTGCTATAGTTGGGATAGGGGAAGATATTGCTGCAAGTATTCTTATAACGCTTGTTTTAAAGGAACTTGGTATCAAAACGGTTATCTCAAAGGCTTTTGTCCCATCCCAAGGTAGGGTACTACAAAAAATTGGTGCCAATCGTGTCATTTATCCGGAAATGGAAATAGGAACAAAAGTTGCCGAGTCACTTGTAACACCAGAAATATTTGAGTACATTAAGCTTTCTCCTATCCATACTCTTGTAGAAACAGCTATTCCTGATAGTTTTGAAGGCAAAACTATTGGAGAGCTTAAGATAGGCACAAGATATGGGGTTCAGATTGTTGGAATAAAGCGAAGCGTAACTCAGATAGACAAAAATGGAAAAGTTAGTTTTAGTGAGGATATAATAATTGCACCGAGAGCTAAGGATGGATTAGTTAAAGGTGATAAGCTTATACTGATAGGTGAAAATAAAAATATAGAAAAGTTTGATAAAATAAAGTGA
- the ruvX gene encoding Holliday junction resolvase RuvX, producing MKEGRILAIDFGEKRVGLAISVPGVKIAQPLRTIDRIFIWDELKNIFTDYDIETVVVGLPLRTNGTKSNGTHNVRYFVKELQSKFKVPVKLWDERFTTKSAEQILRMSGKRPSRNKQIVDKLAATIILEEYLEWISK from the coding sequence GTGAAGGAAGGTAGGATTCTTGCAATAGACTTTGGCGAAAAAAGGGTAGGTCTCGCTATATCAGTACCCGGAGTTAAAATAGCTCAACCATTGAGAACAATAGATAGGATTTTTATTTGGGATGAACTTAAAAATATATTTACAGATTATGATATAGAGACTGTAGTTGTAGGTCTTCCTTTACGAACTAATGGGACTAAGTCTAATGGTACGCATAATGTAAGATATTTTGTAAAAGAGTTACAGTCTAAATTTAAAGTCCCTGTCAAATTATGGGATGAAAGATTTACTACTAAAAGTGCAGAACAGATATTAAGAATGTCTGGTAAACGTCCAAGTCGTAACAAACAGATTGTAGATAAACTTGCTGCTACTATAATACTTGAGGAATACTTAGAATGGATAAGTAAATAA